In Pelosinus sp. IPA-1, a single window of DNA contains:
- a CDS encoding metallophosphoesterase family protein — protein sequence MSGLSSILSGPYLLAPTTTSITVTWETSLPIDAIVSVWDNEQRNNMKVDVKCERGTPWKDNPEGICMYRAVLNQLNPNTIYIYKIILESGEIREGTFKTLSEDPDEIRIFTLSDSHLFKISKEFTNAVLEKRPDFIIHSGDISLATGYQKDDYAANWFHKGADFLKEIPAIYAFGNHDISPYYDDFFMHAQKSVFQTDQTGHNVSFNYGNTHFMFLDSNPWGLFEMNAVNSGLPIDEVTKNNIAITLQWLTDDLKSVVAQNATWRILVLHHPYTDDFTNKHIVPIAEKHNVNLVIAGHLHYYIKNISINPAVGAKTIYISQGSAQDHEAQLDYGKEDERILPNFPEVVAEGKSNYGYISIKKDALVFKSYGFEKGTTNSKFVDEVILVKENSPIVVSDITLKADSKQGIVVIECCVKNEGRGLSDVVLTIEDNDRKFIQNLFGAKGKERVVVLNPGEVKKVRTEYVILEAGRHNIKVGDVTEVIDVLLPEPIGFENLAVNVGQGKASNVIFTTVEMTNYKESNISTNVDLHVNDRIVVTQKVELQPFEKKKLDFTYQSPKGGTYKIRIGNLACKEVAVEGTLKGIPIVKDLSGNGNHGLLRGAPNLVVDGDRIAVSLDHDEDYIEVPDSKTLHVEDGYTGIVWASLNRLATREEMGHNPLMVKGISTGWGATYLLRMCVERSGNLKWGTCHGITEYSWQGGKVNVGEWIQYTSAFDKKSGGTSYCNNQKVAETPGIKLDEPLRNWEGLPLFIGYSYIGHIIKEIGRPKYFTHLPAKINQARFYKRKLTQEENQYIYEHPYEIGPGSSDLVAWLDFRHMETRGIHKTEWRRPAIFHPSYKTEKKLWNFTTLTTDVTISGLASLMAVVEVSDDGENVKESKRIILQSGIQKIDISDLPKAQYIRIVTEMNSSITLDGTFIPELNEYTICATTDGIITRMTWGTRSDWEKGDFEGAIGFEPLNRTKEFEEYTDVIHG from the coding sequence GTGAGTGGTTTATCTTCTATTTTGAGTGGTCCTTATTTACTAGCACCTACCACAACTAGTATTACAGTTACGTGGGAGACAAGCTTACCAATTGATGCAATTGTCTCAGTTTGGGATAATGAACAACGGAACAATATGAAAGTAGATGTGAAATGTGAGCGTGGAACTCCTTGGAAGGATAATCCTGAAGGAATTTGTATGTATCGGGCAGTGCTTAATCAACTTAATCCTAATACAATATATATTTATAAAATTATATTGGAATCAGGTGAAATACGAGAAGGCACTTTTAAGACATTGAGCGAGGATCCAGATGAAATTCGAATTTTCACGTTAAGTGATTCTCATTTATTTAAAATAAGTAAGGAATTTACAAATGCTGTTTTAGAAAAAAGACCAGACTTTATCATCCATTCTGGTGATATATCGTTGGCAACAGGTTATCAAAAAGATGACTACGCTGCAAACTGGTTCCATAAAGGAGCAGACTTCCTAAAAGAAATTCCCGCTATATATGCCTTTGGAAATCATGATATTAGCCCATATTATGATGATTTTTTTATGCATGCTCAAAAGAGTGTTTTTCAGACAGATCAAACAGGTCATAATGTTTCTTTCAATTATGGAAATACCCATTTCATGTTTTTAGATAGCAATCCATGGGGACTCTTTGAAATGAATGCCGTTAATTCGGGGTTGCCTATTGATGAGGTTACAAAAAATAATATTGCAATTACGTTACAGTGGCTTACTGATGATTTGAAATCGGTAGTAGCTCAAAATGCCACATGGAGAATTTTGGTGTTGCATCATCCATATACAGATGATTTTACAAATAAACATATTGTTCCTATTGCCGAGAAACATAATGTGAATTTAGTGATCGCAGGACATTTGCATTATTATATAAAAAATATTTCCATTAATCCGGCGGTTGGTGCAAAAACTATCTACATTAGTCAAGGAAGTGCCCAGGATCATGAAGCACAACTAGACTATGGGAAAGAAGATGAGCGAATTTTGCCGAATTTTCCTGAAGTTGTTGCTGAAGGGAAATCGAATTATGGATATATTTCTATTAAAAAAGACGCCTTAGTGTTTAAGAGTTATGGTTTTGAAAAAGGTACAACTAACAGCAAGTTTGTTGATGAAGTGATTCTTGTAAAGGAAAATTCACCGATAGTGGTATCTGATATTACTTTGAAAGCAGATAGTAAACAGGGAATTGTAGTTATTGAATGTTGTGTTAAAAATGAGGGAAGAGGTCTATCTGATGTAGTTCTAACAATAGAAGACAATGATAGAAAATTTATTCAAAACTTATTTGGCGCTAAAGGGAAAGAAAGAGTTGTAGTACTAAACCCAGGTGAAGTCAAAAAAGTAAGGACAGAATATGTTATTTTAGAAGCGGGGAGACATAACATAAAAGTAGGTGATGTAACAGAAGTCATTGATGTTTTGCTACCAGAGCCGATTGGTTTTGAAAACTTGGCAGTTAACGTTGGTCAAGGGAAAGCCTCCAATGTTATTTTTACGACAGTAGAAATGACCAACTATAAAGAAAGTAATATTTCGACAAATGTTGATTTACATGTAAACGACCGGATTGTTGTTACTCAGAAAGTAGAATTGCAACCTTTTGAGAAAAAGAAGTTAGATTTCACCTATCAAAGCCCTAAAGGGGGAACCTACAAAATAAGAATAGGAAATTTAGCCTGCAAAGAGGTTGCCGTAGAGGGAACTTTGAAAGGAATACCTATAGTTAAAGATTTATCAGGTAACGGCAACCATGGTTTATTAAGGGGGGCGCCCAACCTAGTTGTTGATGGTGACAGGATAGCGGTATCCCTTGATCATGATGAGGATTACATTGAAGTTCCTGATAGTAAAACGCTGCATGTCGAGGATGGGTATACTGGCATTGTTTGGGCTAGTCTCAATAGGTTGGCTACAAGAGAAGAAATGGGACATAATCCCTTAATGGTAAAAGGCATTTCTACTGGATGGGGAGCTACTTATTTATTAAGAATGTGTGTTGAAAGAAGTGGCAATTTGAAATGGGGTACCTGCCATGGAATTACCGAATATTCTTGGCAAGGCGGCAAAGTGAACGTCGGAGAGTGGATTCAATATACTTCTGCCTTTGATAAAAAGAGTGGCGGGACATCGTACTGTAATAACCAAAAGGTTGCAGAGACCCCTGGAATAAAATTGGACGAGCCACTGCGTAATTGGGAGGGGCTTCCTCTTTTTATTGGATATTCCTATATAGGTCATATCATAAAAGAAATTGGCAGGCCTAAATATTTTACACATCTTCCTGCGAAAATTAATCAAGCTCGTTTCTATAAAAGAAAACTTACTCAAGAAGAAAATCAGTATATCTATGAACATCCTTACGAAATCGGACCTGGCAGTAGCGATTTGGTTGCTTGGCTAGATTTTCGGCATATGGAAACGCGGGGTATACATAAAACGGAATGGCGCAGGCCGGCGATTTTCCATCCCTCCTATAAAACTGAGAAAAAACTGTGGAATTTTACCACTCTTACGACTGATGTAACAATATCTGGACTAGCTTCTTTAATGGCGGTGGTTGAAGTATCTGATGACGGAGAAAATGTTAAGGAGTCTAAAAGGATCATCTTGCAGAGTGGGATTCAAAAAATCGATATATCTGATTTACCTAAAGCTCAATATATAAGAATTGTAACCGAAATGAATTCTTCTATTACATTAGACGGTACCTTTATTCCAGAGTTAAATGAATATACGATATGTGCTACTACCGATGGAATAATAACAAGAATGACATGGGGAACTCGAAGTGACTGGGAAAAAGGAGATTTTGAAGGCGCTATTGGCTTTGAGCCATTAAATAGAACAAAAGAGTTTGAAGAATATACTGATGTAATTCATGGATAA
- a CDS encoding twin-arginine translocation signal domain-containing protein gives MSNVFFEKDLNRRDFLRLSAGAAAALTVGTVIPTTGMAKGITVGATKMSLADCVKLGPAAMAEKSDMVKKGYEYLLKCSSQISDNAIRNVAIEGLKNPVPKLMELYPTDSEKEVVRRKLVDAGYLKDDVTYNQFLPPCKGPNINVQPFYTAPGSGWKSHHAYPGGLVTHVAVDMKTALGIYDAYYDIYGYHMNKELIISAILIHDIQKAWVLQWKEDGSCLPEVNVAGTGVHHVLAIADTVYRGLSPELIVAIACSHNHPGWAADEAQVVGWIKAACIMVDKNPVKIGLLGSDGNTLPLPRRQEGFMVHLGDHDYVLTAPAANWMVAKLSEIAKKDYGMSDEDLKGKVFNAFRNYLFSQISVKRLHQLWVESGENVLGETVKSIISL, from the coding sequence ATGAGTAACGTTTTTTTTGAAAAGGATTTAAATCGCAGGGATTTTCTACGCTTATCGGCAGGGGCAGCTGCGGCATTAACTGTTGGGACAGTGATACCTACAACAGGAATGGCAAAAGGAATAACTGTCGGAGCTACTAAAATGTCACTCGCTGATTGTGTCAAACTAGGACCTGCGGCAATGGCTGAAAAATCGGATATGGTCAAAAAAGGTTATGAATATTTATTGAAATGTAGCAGTCAAATATCAGATAACGCTATTCGTAATGTCGCTATCGAAGGTTTGAAAAATCCAGTACCGAAGTTGATGGAATTGTATCCAACTGATAGTGAAAAAGAAGTTGTAAGACGAAAATTAGTGGATGCTGGTTATTTGAAAGATGACGTTACTTATAACCAGTTTTTACCCCCGTGTAAAGGCCCAAATATAAATGTTCAACCCTTTTATACAGCTCCTGGCAGCGGCTGGAAAAGTCATCATGCCTATCCGGGGGGATTGGTGACTCATGTAGCGGTTGATATGAAAACCGCTTTGGGTATTTATGATGCATATTATGATATATATGGATACCACATGAACAAGGAACTCATTATATCTGCCATTCTTATCCATGATATACAAAAAGCTTGGGTACTTCAGTGGAAAGAAGATGGATCATGCTTGCCAGAAGTCAATGTGGCCGGTACAGGTGTGCATCATGTTTTAGCCATTGCTGACACAGTTTATCGAGGGCTTTCTCCAGAGTTGATTGTGGCAATCGCTTGTTCACATAATCATCCTGGTTGGGCTGCTGATGAAGCGCAGGTAGTAGGCTGGATTAAAGCTGCATGTATTATGGTAGATAAGAATCCTGTGAAAATTGGCTTACTGGGATCTGATGGCAATACTCTGCCACTGCCACGTCGTCAAGAAGGGTTTATGGTTCACTTAGGTGATCATGATTATGTATTGACAGCACCTGCGGCAAACTGGATGGTTGCCAAGCTTAGTGAAATTGCAAAGAAAGACTATGGTATGTCGGATGAAGATCTTAAGGGGAAGGTGTTTAACGCATTTCGCAATTATTTGTTTTCTCAGATAAGTGTTAAACGATTACATCAATTGTGGGTAGAAAGTGGTGAAAATGTCCTCGGCGAGACTGTCAAAAGTATAATTTCTCTATAA
- a CDS encoding protein tyrosine phosphatase: MKKALLGKKAFLAMLLGLILVCQASLVAVASDVPKGPVLKVDREDASQLPRNFRIANDSFKSTLKDGTLPSRVGMEDVRASASSIFSEKEFEQVLAKIPVASKQVIVVDLRQESHGYLNGTAVSWFLPNNWGNDGKRLDEVKKIESAQLEKALANSPITVYNFDDDKNVLTTSFQMDVTKALTEEEMVKSHGAGYYRLALSDHFRPEDEYVDQFVEWYKKLPKDAWLHIHCFAGMGRTTVFMNMVDILQNAKKVSFDDIVGRQGLIGNVDLRTIDGKMNWKRKAYIERLQFTKHFYEYVKQSPKDFPVKYSEWAKKHDY, encoded by the coding sequence ATGAAAAAAGCACTACTTGGTAAAAAGGCATTTCTCGCAATGTTGTTAGGTCTAATATTAGTTTGCCAAGCATCACTGGTAGCGGTGGCTAGTGATGTACCTAAAGGGCCGGTTTTGAAAGTCGATCGCGAAGATGCTTCTCAGTTACCTAGAAATTTTAGAATCGCTAATGATTCCTTTAAAAGTACATTGAAAGATGGTACTTTACCTTCTAGAGTTGGTATGGAAGATGTAAGAGCTTCAGCAAGCAGCATCTTTTCTGAAAAGGAATTTGAACAGGTTTTAGCTAAAATCCCGGTAGCCAGTAAGCAAGTAATCGTTGTAGATTTGCGTCAAGAATCTCACGGTTATCTAAATGGTACAGCGGTTAGTTGGTTTTTGCCAAACAACTGGGGAAATGATGGAAAAAGATTGGACGAGGTTAAAAAGATTGAATCAGCACAGCTTGAGAAAGCCCTAGCTAATTCTCCTATCACTGTTTATAACTTTGATGATGATAAGAATGTTCTAACAACTAGTTTTCAGATGGATGTGACAAAGGCGCTTACGGAAGAAGAAATGGTTAAATCCCATGGTGCCGGCTACTACCGTCTTGCTTTGTCTGACCATTTTCGGCCAGAGGATGAGTATGTCGATCAATTTGTTGAATGGTATAAAAAACTTCCTAAAGATGCTTGGTTACATATTCACTGTTTCGCTGGCATGGGTAGAACTACTGTCTTTATGAATATGGTAGATATTTTACAAAATGCCAAGAAAGTTAGCTTTGATGATATCGTTGGGAGGCAGGGTTTGATTGGTAATGTAGATCTTCGTACTATTGATGGTAAAATGAACTGGAAGCGCAAAGCGTATATTGAACGTTTACAATTTACTAAACATTTTTACGAGTATGTAAAACAAAGTCCTAAGGATTTTCCAGTGAAGTACTCTGAATGGGCTAAGAAACACGATTATTAA
- a CDS encoding protein tyrosine phosphatase: MKKTLNRKNLIFSILLTLVLFLQSSLLALAAEPEPGVSILKVDRDDILQLPKDFRTANDAFKVTTDKMPSRLGMDKLNLSGSSFFSQLEFAKMLTKLPADRLVVLDLRLEPHGYLDGMGVSWYSAYKRANWGKSSTELDRIEKELLNSTLNAPIKVARLGADKSILSKDELNITHALTERELTALFGVKYFHIHVADYTNPTDENVDQFLDFYKKLPKDAWLHLHCEAGEGRTTVFMAMVDMLHNAEQVSYDDIMSRQWLIGGQDIRVATSSDPLKRDGYAARAAFTKHFYDYVKQSHLSMSWTEWAREHQY, from the coding sequence ATGAAAAAAACGCTAAATAGAAAAAACTTAATTTTCAGTATTTTACTAACGTTAGTGTTGTTTTTACAGTCATCGTTGCTAGCATTGGCTGCTGAACCTGAACCTGGAGTAAGTATTTTAAAGGTAGATAGGGATGACATATTACAATTACCCAAAGACTTCAGAACAGCAAATGACGCTTTTAAGGTAACGACCGACAAAATGCCTTCAAGATTAGGTATGGACAAATTGAATCTATCAGGAAGTAGTTTTTTTTCTCAATTGGAATTTGCGAAAATGCTGACAAAATTGCCTGCAGATCGGTTGGTTGTACTAGATCTACGTTTGGAGCCACATGGCTATTTGGACGGGATGGGAGTAAGTTGGTATAGTGCTTACAAAAGGGCTAATTGGGGTAAAAGCTCTACTGAACTAGATAGAATCGAAAAGGAATTATTAAATAGCACATTAAATGCCCCTATCAAAGTAGCTCGCCTAGGAGCAGATAAATCCATTCTTTCCAAGGATGAACTAAATATTACTCATGCACTTACAGAAAGAGAACTTACGGCATTATTTGGAGTAAAATACTTTCATATTCATGTTGCGGATTATACTAACCCAACTGATGAAAACGTCGATCAATTTTTGGATTTTTATAAAAAACTTCCAAAGGATGCTTGGCTGCATTTGCACTGTGAAGCAGGTGAAGGTCGTACTACTGTATTTATGGCAATGGTTGATATGCTACATAATGCCGAACAAGTTAGCTACGACGACATCATGTCACGTCAATGGCTAATTGGCGGTCAGGATATTCGTGTAGCAACATCATCAGATCCGTTGAAACGTGATGGCTATGCCGCACGTGCTGCATTCACAAAACATTTTTATGACTATGTAAAACAAAGTCATTTATCTATGTCTTGGACTGAATGGGCAAGAGAACACCAGTATTAG
- a CDS encoding CoA-acylating methylmalonate-semialdehyde dehydrogenase yields the protein MTAKRLKYSINGEWKESATTKFMPITDSNTGKVIAEAPCCTVEEVNSAVAAAKAAFPAWSTTPVSARAQLMFKYKTVLDGHLEELALLVATELGKNLNEARGDVLKAIEVVELSCSAPTLMQGDSLMNVSNGHDTVMYREPLGVFVGIAPYNFPAMIPFGWMLPMCITTGNTFVLKAASSVPQTAVRMLELLIEAGLPNGVVNLVTCSRKEAEILLKHPDVAGISYVGSTNVGLHIYSTAAANGKRVQALCEAKNHALVLKDAALELAASRVINSAFGCAGQRCMALPVVCVEEEVADEFVAHLLRFAKELKVGPAYDPTTDLGPVASAEHKQSVADWIAKGVEEGATLVLDGRDVVVKGYEGGFFLAPTIFDHVKQGMSIGDSEIFGPVVCIKRVKNFEEGLAVMNANQFANGSCIFTQSGYYAREFAHRTHGGMVGINVGIPVPISVFPFAGHKRSFFGDLHCMGKDGVAFYTEAKCVTSRWFDEEDLKHTKVDTWEGTMTRK from the coding sequence ATGACGGCCAAAAGATTAAAGTACAGTATTAACGGGGAATGGAAGGAGTCAGCTACAACTAAATTTATGCCAATCACTGATTCCAATACAGGTAAGGTAATTGCTGAGGCACCATGTTGTACAGTAGAGGAAGTGAATAGTGCGGTCGCAGCGGCTAAGGCTGCTTTTCCAGCATGGTCTACTACTCCTGTGTCAGCTAGAGCTCAGCTTATGTTCAAATATAAGACGGTTTTAGATGGCCATCTTGAAGAACTCGCTTTGCTCGTAGCTACAGAATTAGGAAAGAATTTAAATGAAGCGCGCGGTGATGTTCTAAAAGCCATTGAAGTTGTGGAGCTTTCCTGCTCTGCTCCAACATTGATGCAAGGTGACTCACTGATGAATGTTTCTAATGGGCATGATACAGTTATGTATAGGGAACCTCTTGGTGTTTTTGTTGGTATTGCTCCATATAATTTCCCCGCTATGATTCCGTTTGGTTGGATGCTTCCTATGTGTATTACAACGGGAAATACCTTTGTGTTAAAAGCAGCTAGTTCTGTTCCGCAAACGGCTGTTAGAATGTTGGAACTTTTAATAGAAGCAGGATTACCTAACGGTGTTGTCAATTTGGTTACCTGTAGTCGAAAGGAAGCAGAAATCTTATTAAAACATCCAGATGTAGCTGGTATTTCTTATGTAGGCTCAACGAATGTCGGTCTTCATATTTACTCAACGGCAGCGGCAAATGGTAAAAGAGTACAAGCCCTTTGTGAAGCAAAAAACCACGCCCTTGTACTTAAAGATGCTGCTCTTGAACTGGCGGCTTCTAGGGTCATTAACTCCGCATTTGGGTGTGCGGGGCAACGTTGCATGGCTCTGCCTGTCGTTTGTGTCGAAGAAGAAGTGGCAGATGAATTTGTAGCTCATTTACTGAGATTTGCTAAAGAGCTAAAGGTAGGTCCTGCCTATGATCCGACAACTGATTTAGGACCTGTGGCGTCAGCGGAACACAAGCAGAGTGTTGCTGACTGGATTGCTAAAGGTGTTGAAGAAGGTGCTACCCTTGTATTAGATGGTAGAGATGTTGTTGTTAAAGGTTATGAAGGTGGTTTCTTCCTTGCACCAACCATCTTTGATCATGTTAAGCAAGGGATGAGCATTGGCGATAGCGAAATATTTGGTCCAGTCGTTTGCATTAAGCGAGTTAAGAATTTTGAAGAGGGTCTCGCTGTAATGAATGCCAATCAATTTGCAAATGGTTCTTGTATTTTTACGCAAAGTGGTTATTATGCAAGGGAATTTGCTCATAGGACCCATGGTGGCATGGTAGGAATAAACGTGGGTATTCCTGTTCCTATTTCAGTGTTCCCCTTTGCAGGACATAAAAGATCCTTCTTTGGAGATCTTCATTGCATGGGAAAAGATGGCGTAGCTTTCTACACAGAGGCTAAATGTGTGACGAGTCGTTGGTTTGATGAGGAAGATTTGAAACATACGAAAGTAGATACTTGGGAAGGCACTATGACCCGCAAGTAA
- a CDS encoding methyl-accepting chemotaxis protein yields the protein MWQSLQLRSKMLILLIIPMLFIFSVMSYYSYYESRNLLNDQIMQTASYIVESNSNNIYSSLKEKEVLASVTAQVLGDKVLTQQEEIAFLKQVKESWPGTQSAYTGYENMTCADSQGVTEKEKPKGYDPRGRDWYKVALNNNGVGYTEIYESTSKQLSAGVVKKITRDGKVVGVVGIGMDIEPIHKLAKEFTIGKTGYAMILDAKGNFVYHPKFGLKDNILLAENGSLAEYGKMVMTGTTSTGTVVLGGVDTLVASSPIGKTGWTFVVVVPKAEMLEQVNLLGMHSLISSIIGLLLLGVIILLITLKIVRRIKILEGMAESVANGNLTVASENKLNKSGDELDKLMYSFSHMTVNLRELISHVHSSAVQVANSAQQFSESSQQSAEASCSVAASITTVTQGAEIQVNSLNEVSTVVVEMSTSIESVANTANGMSNVAEKAIVATDAGQYAIDKAVSQMDSMVNAARKAKDTSGELENSSKQIGEIVGLISTIAGQTNLLALNAAIEAARAGEQGRGFAVVAEEVRKLAEQSELAAQQITVLIQKNHQNINNVVDSIDTAISNVDEGVIVVSSAGTEFKQISQFVKDVVNQVKGISLSLEQLSSGSQRIVASVNQVGRTSQDATGELQNVSAAVEEQSAAMQEIASTCGMLSQLAEDLKKHVDKFKI from the coding sequence ATGTGGCAGTCATTGCAGTTAAGGTCTAAAATGTTAATTCTACTAATTATTCCTATGTTGTTTATTTTTAGTGTTATGAGTTACTATTCCTATTATGAGTCACGCAACCTACTTAATGATCAAATTATGCAGACCGCAAGTTATATAGTTGAGAGTAATAGTAATAATATATATTCTTCGCTAAAAGAGAAGGAAGTATTAGCTTCAGTTACAGCGCAGGTACTTGGAGATAAGGTATTAACACAGCAAGAAGAAATTGCTTTTCTTAAACAAGTAAAGGAATCTTGGCCTGGCACGCAGTCCGCTTACACAGGGTATGAAAATATGACTTGTGCCGATTCGCAAGGCGTTACTGAAAAGGAAAAACCGAAAGGTTACGACCCACGGGGAAGGGATTGGTATAAAGTTGCTTTAAATAACAATGGCGTCGGTTATACTGAAATTTATGAATCGACATCCAAACAATTGTCAGCTGGTGTAGTTAAAAAGATTACAAGGGATGGAAAGGTTGTTGGTGTAGTCGGTATTGGAATGGATATCGAACCGATACATAAATTGGCTAAAGAATTCACAATAGGTAAGACGGGCTATGCAATGATTCTAGACGCTAAAGGAAATTTTGTATATCATCCTAAATTCGGGTTAAAGGATAATATTTTATTAGCAGAGAATGGGTCCTTGGCAGAATACGGGAAAATGGTTATGACTGGGACAACTAGTACCGGAACGGTTGTATTAGGTGGTGTCGATACTCTCGTTGCGTCATCTCCTATTGGGAAGACTGGCTGGACTTTTGTTGTTGTTGTACCTAAAGCAGAAATGCTTGAACAAGTCAATCTACTAGGAATGCATTCGCTAATCTCCAGTATTATTGGTCTTTTGTTATTAGGGGTAATTATTTTGTTAATAACATTAAAGATAGTAAGACGAATTAAAATACTAGAAGGGATGGCTGAAAGCGTTGCAAATGGTAACTTAACGGTTGCCTCTGAAAATAAGCTGAATAAAAGTGGAGATGAACTTGATAAGTTAATGTATAGTTTTTCTCATATGACAGTAAATTTACGCGAATTGATTTCTCATGTACACTCTTCGGCTGTACAAGTAGCTAATTCCGCTCAACAGTTCAGTGAAAGCTCTCAACAATCTGCGGAAGCATCTTGTTCTGTAGCTGCTTCGATTACTACTGTTACGCAAGGGGCCGAAATACAAGTTAATTCATTGAATGAGGTTTCCACAGTTGTTGTAGAAATGTCTACAAGTATTGAAAGTGTTGCGAATACAGCAAATGGAATGTCTAACGTTGCTGAAAAAGCCATCGTGGCGACAGATGCAGGTCAATATGCGATAGATAAAGCGGTTAGTCAAATGGATAGCATGGTTAATGCGGCAAGGAAGGCAAAGGATACATCTGGTGAGCTAGAAAATAGCTCGAAACAAATAGGGGAAATAGTAGGCCTGATTTCTACTATTGCAGGGCAGACAAACCTTTTGGCGTTGAATGCTGCAATAGAAGCGGCAAGAGCCGGCGAACAAGGGCGAGGTTTTGCTGTAGTTGCCGAAGAAGTAAGAAAATTGGCAGAGCAGTCTGAGTTAGCAGCTCAACAAATTACGGTGCTGATTCAGAAAAATCATCAAAATATTAATAATGTAGTTGATTCAATTGACACTGCTATTTCAAATGTTGATGAAGGTGTTATTGTTGTAAGTTCCGCTGGTACGGAATTTAAGCAAATATCACAATTTGTCAAGGATGTAGTTAATCAGGTGAAAGGAATATCCTTATCGTTAGAACAACTTTCGTCAGGTAGTCAAAGGATTGTAGCATCAGTAAATCAAGTAGGTAGAACCAGTCAGGATGCTACAGGGGAATTGCAGAACGTATCGGCAGCGGTAGAAGAGCAATCAGCAGCAATGCAAGAAATTGCATCAACTTGCGGAATGTTGTCTCAATTAGCTGAGGATCTAAAGAAACACGTCGATAAGTTTAAGATATAA
- a CDS encoding GntP family permease yields MEITMIILSLVLLMFFAYRGYSIIFFAPIFAIIASIGGDYAFMPVYSEIYMTKVAEYIKVYYPVFLLGAVFAKIMEDGGLATAVAAKIVSSLGKERAILAVLLGCGALTYGGLSVFVVAFVMYPFSAILFRQAGIPKRLLPATLWMGIFTYAMIALPGTPQIQNVIPTAFFGTTTWAGVVTGLIGSIAYFVLGWAWISYRHKRLAAKGETYGSHTVNEPEPILENLPHWAISAFPLVVVVGVNLFMSNPFHWSWAYHWNTGSLEPLKPLKLSLLSPSVDRIQSIWSINIALVIGSLSGIVIGRKRLTASGGIIKPINSGAYSSVMAILNTASGYAFGSVITSLTGFVIIKNALLHLNIGEGPLFSAIITTNIMTAITGSASGGLTIALGMLGNEWLSWAQSIGMQPEILHRIICLASEGIDTVPHSGALVTLIAVCGLTHKESYYDVFMLTLMKPAVAFICLWIYSLTGLA; encoded by the coding sequence GTGGAAATTACAATGATAATTTTAAGCTTAGTTTTATTAATGTTCTTTGCTTATCGTGGCTATTCTATTATATTCTTTGCACCAATTTTTGCTATTATTGCGTCAATTGGAGGCGATTATGCTTTCATGCCGGTTTATAGTGAAATTTATATGACGAAGGTAGCGGAATATATTAAGGTGTATTATCCAGTATTCTTACTGGGGGCTGTTTTTGCTAAAATTATGGAAGATGGTGGTTTGGCTACTGCAGTAGCGGCAAAGATCGTATCTTCTTTGGGAAAAGAAAGAGCAATTTTGGCTGTACTACTTGGATGTGGGGCTTTAACTTATGGCGGTTTAAGCGTATTTGTTGTTGCTTTTGTTATGTATCCCTTTTCAGCTATCTTGTTTCGTCAGGCTGGAATTCCCAAAAGGCTGCTGCCAGCAACCTTATGGATGGGGATTTTTACTTATGCAATGATTGCCTTGCCAGGTACACCACAAATACAGAATGTCATTCCTACCGCCTTTTTTGGAACTACCACTTGGGCAGGAGTGGTGACTGGTTTGATTGGTTCAATAGCGTATTTTGTTTTGGGATGGGCTTGGATTAGTTATCGCCATAAGAGGCTTGCAGCAAAGGGTGAAACTTATGGAAGTCACACTGTTAATGAACCAGAACCTATTCTAGAAAATTTGCCACATTGGGCAATTTCAGCCTTTCCCTTGGTAGTTGTTGTCGGTGTTAATTTGTTTATGAGTAATCCTTTCCACTGGAGTTGGGCGTATCATTGGAATACGGGAAGTTTGGAACCTTTAAAACCATTAAAATTATCCTTGTTAAGCCCAAGTGTGGATCGAATCCAATCGATTTGGTCAATTAATATTGCCTTAGTGATTGGTAGTTTAAGTGGAATTGTTATCGGCCGCAAAAGATTGACGGCAAGTGGTGGGATAATAAAACCAATCAATTCCGGTGCTTATTCTTCCGTAATGGCTATTTTGAATACCGCTTCCGGTTACGCCTTCGGCAGTGTAATAACCAGCTTAACAGGATTTGTAATTATAAAGAATGCGTTACTGCATTTAAATATTGGAGAAGGGCCGCTGTTCTCGGCAATTATTACTACTAATATTATGACTGCAATTACTGGCTCTGCTTCAGGTGGGTTGACGATTGCTTTAGGGATGCTTGGGAATGAATGGCTATCTTGGGCACAATCCATTGGAATGCAGCCAGAAATATTACATCGTATTATTTGTTTGGCATCTGAAGGGATTGATACGGTTCCTCATAGTGGGGCGCTGGTGACCTTGATTGCTGTATGTGGTTTGACACACAAAGAATCTTATTATGATGTATTTATGCTGACGTTAATGAAACCAGCAGTAGCCTTTATTTGCTTATGGATTTATAGTCTAACAGGCCTGGCTTAG